The following are encoded in a window of Dioscorea cayenensis subsp. rotundata cultivar TDr96_F1 chromosome 16, TDr96_F1_v2_PseudoChromosome.rev07_lg8_w22 25.fasta, whole genome shotgun sequence genomic DNA:
- the LOC120279002 gene encoding rop guanine nucleotide exchange factor 14-like isoform X4, translating into MMRRLACCRRHNRDISIDFDENNRVVTYNGLESFILNSCSHDNISGNSGMMSGPDGCVTTTDLLDEDSTSCSSSKDASGSSFSSQCLASNKKEKEEEEQPLHDLDILSCLDRVCPKGKAQPTAYLLCISDVEVMKEKFAKLLLGEDVSGGTRGISTALALSNAIINLSACVFGELWKLEPLSEERKKRWRREMDWLLSPINYMVELVPAKQNGVNGRMLEVMTSKARSDVHVSLPALQKLDTMLIDVLDSMVDTEFWYSEGGSRAEGWSSTPDSRPSKRWWLPSPRVPESGLSTSQRKRLGCQGKLVHQVLKAAKSINEQVLLQMPIPTAVKDALPKSGKSSLGKGLYHAITAEFCSIEEIMLSLNLKSEHCVLETVNRLEGAIFAWRHRISEQPPLPCKKSPIRYPWHLIRDARSQAQRMEAALERAETILCILKMRFPNLPQTFIDVTKVQDNKDVGHSIVEAYSRVLVSIAFRILSRIGDILQEDEVKKPSTPIATLRFDFSSDVYLAGITETPPGHIRRSLIDQMNIVDGRICNSIAVKTPKDLHLFTVISQ; encoded by the exons ATGATGAGGAGATTAGCTTGCTGTCGCCGCCACAACAGAGACATCAGCATCGACTTTGACGAGAATAATC GTGTAGTGACTTATAATGGGCTTGAGAGTTTCATCCTCAACAGCTGCTCCCACGACAACATCAGTGGCAACAGTGGCATGATGAGTGGTCCTGATGGCTGTGTCACTACTACTGATTTATTGGATGAGGATTCCACGAGTTGCTCCTCTAGCAAGGATGCGTCTGGCTCCTCTTTCTCCTCCCAATGCTTGGCATCtaacaaaaaggaaaaggaagaggAGGAGCAGCCTCTGCATGACTTGGATATCCTAAGCTGCCTTGATCGTGTCTGTCCCAAGGGGAAGGCTCAGCCTACTGCTTACTTATTGTGCATATCTGATGTTGAGGTCATGAAGGAGAAATTTGCAAAGTTGTTACTGGGTGAAGATGTTTCAGGGGGAACTCGAGGGATCAGCACTGCTTTGGCATTGTCCAATGCCATCATAAACCTCTCAG CATGTGTTTTTGGGGAACTGTGGAAATTGGAGCCCCTGTCCgaggaaagaaagaagaggtGGCGGAGAGAGATGGACTGGCTGCTCTCCCCTATCAACTACATGGTTGAATTGGTTCCTGCAAAACAAAATGGTGTCAATGGCCGCATGTTAGAG GTAATGACCTCAAAAGCTCGTTCAGATGTTCACGTGAGTCTTCCTGCCCTTCAGAAACTTGATACCATGCTCATT GACGTTTTGGATTCCATGGTGGACACTGAGTTTTGGTACTCTGAGGGAGGCAGCAGAGCAGAAGGTTGGAGTAGTACTCCTGACTCTAGACCAAGCAAAAGATGGTGGCTGCCATCTCCACGAGTTCCTGAGTCTGGGCTATCGACATCTCAACGCAAAAGGCTTGGTTGTCAAGGGAAGCTTGTCCATCAAGTCCTCAAGGCTGCAAAATCCATTAATGAACAAGTTTTGCTTCAAATGCCCATTCCGACTGCTGTCAAAGATGCTCTTCCAAAG TCAGGAAAGTCAAGCTTGGGAAAAGGTCTCTACCATGCAATAACTGCTGAATTCTGCTCCATTGAGGAAATCATGCTCTCCCTCAATTTGAAGAGTGAGCACTGTGTGCTTGAGACTGTCAACAGGTTAGAGGGAGCAATCTTTGCATGGAGACACAGGATTTCAGAGCAGCCGCCGCTGCCATGCAAAAAATCACCAATCCGTTATCCGTGGCATTTGATACGCGACGCCAGATCACAAGCACAAAGGATGGAGGCAGCACTGGAAAGAGCAGAAACGATTCTTTGCATCCTCAAGATGAGATTTCCAAACTTGCCTCAAACTTTTATAGATGTTACCAAAGTCCAGGACAACAAG GATGTGGGGCATTCGATAGTGGAAGCATACTCGAGGGTGCTCGTGAGCATAGCGTTCAGAATACTGTCGAGGATTGGAGACATCTTGCAAGAAGATGAAGTGAAGAAGCCGAGCACTCCAATTGCCACTCTCAGATTTGACTTTTCTTCAGATGTGTACCTTGCTGGTATTACTGAAACACCACCAGGCCACATCAGGCGCTCCCTCATTGACCAGATGAACATTGTTGATGGCCGCATTTGCAATTCCATCGCTGTTAAAACTCCCAAGGATTTGCACTTGTTCACCGTCATCAGtcaatag